Proteins from a genomic interval of Rhizoctonia solani chromosome 12, complete sequence:
- a CDS encoding Retrotransposon-derived protein PEG10 translates to MATRSRPTSQTRSPIDQGELGSQLPPTPYVKLGEVSLKRITSLLLGLLGQVKHLERKVEEVQEAGVKARTNLENISQAVNTVKDGLRSLQLHGPRTPEDTKPPAVEATPRPLPKVNPVGSTMPPRVSSPPSSLRLRSPIGTAAPPPPAPVTAYPAPVKVDHPDAYTGKIGSKAKQWLTWMLAWTRLNSRMFPTNQEVLSFLLMNMKDTAGAWAHPHLDQLGSHRAIIQTVEGFKVEFLAAFGDPDATRAAEQKITTLTQSGTCADYITKFRTLAMELDWNDAALRGQFACGLHWEVSRQIATRKHRPQTLLELQNAALVIDNALRKEHASHPPRDNKPSRPSNPARGTSTGQATSGSKKLSNNPNFVLEEEQNCRRAAGACIKCGKMGHKFAECRTGWKATPIKDKGKAKETAKIGKDSEYQSGKE, encoded by the exons ATGGCTACCCGCTCCCGGCCAACCTCTCAAACCCGCTCCCCAATTGATCAGGGAGAGCTGGGATCCCAACTTCCGCCAACCCCCTATGTCAAACTTGGGGAAGTATCCCTCAAGCGGATCAcaagcctcctccttggcctccttggccaagtcaaacaCCTCGAGCGGAAAGTGGAAGAAGTCCAAGAAGCAGGGGTCAAGGCCCGGACCaaccttgagaacatctctcaagccgtcaatactgtcaaggatgggcttagaagcctccaactccatggGCCCCGGACCCCAGAAGACACAAAACCCCCGgctgtggaagcaacgccacgccccttaCCAAAAGTCAACCCTGTTGGATCAACTA TGCCCCCGCGAGTCTCATCTCCCCCTTCATCTCTGCGTCTCCGATCCCCAATTGGGAcagctgcccctccacctccggctccagtcaCCGCCTATCCCGCTCcagtcaaggttgaccaccccgacgcctacacaggcaaaatagggagcaaagcaaagcagtggctgacttggatgttggcctggacccgcctcaactcgcggatgttccccaccaaCCAAGAGGTACTatccttcctcttgatgaacatgaaggacaccgctggggcctgggcccaccctcaccttgaccagcttggttCACACCGGGCCATCATTCAAACAGTCGAGGGGTTCAAAGTGGAGTTCTTAGCAGCATTTGGCGACCCTGACGCTACAAGGGCCGCAGAGCAAAAAATtaccaccctcacccagtccggcacatgcgcggactatatcacaaagttcagaaccctggcaatggaactggactggaacgacgcggcccttagaggccagtttgcctgtggcctccactgggaggtcagccgccaaatcgCAACCCGCAAACACCGGCCCCAAacactccttgagctgcagaacgcagcacttgtcatcgaCAAtgctctccgcaaagagcATGCTAGCCATCCaccaagggataataagcctagcagaccatccaaccccgcaagggggacaagtactggCCAAGCAACATccggttcaaagaaactctccaacaaccccaactttgtgttggaagaggaacaaaattgccgccgcgccgctggcgcctgcatcaaatgcggcaaaatgggccataagtttgcagaatgccgcactggctggaaggctacccctatcaaggacaaagggaaagccaaggaaaccgccaaaattggcaaagactctgagtaccaatcgggaaaagagtaa
- a CDS encoding Transposon Tf2-7 polyprotein, producing the protein MSWLKLHNPTIDWPNKRITFNSQYCNNSCLSVSNSILGNVGGTPNHLEGIPEDLGGVEVIEPLEGIPRETGGTVDSPLESIPVELRNFAEVFSEDMKVTELPPHCPFDLGIDLINPDKPVKAMVYPLKASDDEELRKLLKEQLDKGLICPSKSKYGSPVHFVNKKNGKRRMVVDYRSLNANTVKNAYPLPLIQSLIEKLRGAKYFSTIDLKSGYNLVRIKEGDEWKTAFKTKYGLFEYLVMPFGLCNAPAAFQHFMNEIFRDILDVYVVVYLDNILIFSESRELHTKHLQEVLKRLQDNACYCNLEKCNFCASEVDYLGVIANGEGVKADPKKITQAVDWATLRSVKGVQEFLGFINFYRRFIHNFSKLAQPLYQLLQKNIPWEWGERQEVSFKALKQALIESPVLIQPDPYKEFFLECDASDFATGTVLNQKGSDDKLHPVAFLSKSLAPAERNYDIFDKELLAVVRALKEWRHLLEGTVIPVKILTDHKNLEYFQTKRDLNQRQLRWMGFLADYNYRIVYRLGAQNKKADILSRHEDHKSAVKEGGETPVLISPELFICCTPL; encoded by the coding sequence atgtcctggctcaagttacacaaccctactatagattggcctaataagcgtaTCACTTTTAATTCTCAATACTGTAACAATTCTTgtctttctgtttctaattctatcctgggaaaTGTTGGTGGGACTcctaaccaccttgaaggcataccagaagacttaggaggtgttgaggtaattgaacctcttgaaggcatccctagggaaactggaggtactgtggattctccacttgaaagtatcccagtagaactgcgcaattttgcggaggtattttctgaggacatgaaggtgacGGAACTGCCACCGCACtgtccttttgatttagggattgatttaatcaatcctgataaacctgttaaggctatggtataccccttgaaggcatctgatgatgaggaacttagaaaactccttaaagaacaattggacaaaggattgatttgtccatccaaatccaaatatggttccccagttcactttgtcaacaagaaaaatgggaaaaggcgtatggttgtggattatagatccctaaatgcaaatacagtcaagaatgcgtaccctctacctctaatacagtctctcattgagaaactaaggggcgcaaaatacttttccaccattgacctgaaatctggatacaacttggtccggataaaggaaggtgatgaatggaagactgcgtttaaaaccaaatatggcctgtttgaatacctagtcatgccctttgggttatgcaatgctcctgctgcgtttcagcacttcatgaatgagatatttagggacatattggatgtctatgtagtagtatatctagacaacatcctaatattctcagaaagcagAGAATTACATacaaaacatctccaagaggtattgaaaaggctgcaagacaatgcatgctATTGTAACCTGGAGAAGTGTAACTTCTGTGCGTctgaagtagattaccttggtgttattgccaatggtgaaggagtAAAAGCAGATCCCAAGAAAATTACTCAAgcagttgattgggcaacactgcgctctgtcaaaggggttcaagagtttttgggctttataaatttctatagacgcttcatacataacttctcaaaattggcacaacccttataccaattactccaaaagaatataccttgggagtggggtgaacgccaagaagtgtcttttaaAGCCCTCaaacaggctctaattgaatcccctgtTTTGATCCAACCtgatccatacaaggagtttttccttgagtgtgacgcctctgattttgcaacgggcactgtccttaatcaaaagggcagtgatgataaattacacccagttgcattcctatcaaaatccctagctcctgctgaaagaaactatgacatctttgataaagagttactagcagtagtaagggctttaaaggaatggcgtcacctgctggaaggaacagtaatccctgtcaaaatactgacagaccataaaaatctggaatatttccagacaaaaagggatctgaaccaaaggcaattaaggtggatgggatttttggcagattacaactataggattgtgtataggcTGGGCGCACAGAATAAaaaagcagatattctctctcgccatgaagaccacaagtctgcagttaaagaggggggtgaaacccctgtgctcataagcccagagctttttatttgttgtacaccactgtaa
- a CDS encoding Transposon Tf2-1 polyprotein, translating into MLTQPSTYVHANPNALSVPTNIQEIPAWAQEIKNLLLAMNQNLSLVIGQAAAHHTDIGTTQATLSNHNSSITNLDALIVKLGANIAKIGTAAASGSSLALATKAPKLATPDKFDGSDKNKAISFRVAVSHYLRISYLGSTVDEQIAFIISCLDGKAHEWLEPYLEEDVVKGNPVSWLHNLDAFWLQFNARWNVQNRTENFRAKLRTLKQTKGVQDYYKDFQTYSQGLGYNNPSLRDMFYDGLSHKIKETLMVQDYDHADASVTLATLAEKALKVDQRLEQFAAQHKGSSSSSSSNQSGSKSSTSTSAAAQGAPRDKLSVGEQVYAIVDGKAKKGVLQKIGQNAKGIAVPIVKWNDGTTMDVTFKTIKKDNHPATATSTPAPKASSSSSLRNSGPSPMDLDSASSKGKKPIICATCGGRGHYANQCPSKSYSGHEAHISEDELENGDL; encoded by the coding sequence ATGTTGACCCAACCTTCCACCTATGTGCATGCCAATCCCAATGCGCTGTCtgtccccaccaatatccaggagatacctgcatgggcccaggagatcaaaaacctcctcctggctatgaaCCAAAACCTCTCCTTGGTCATAGGACAAGCGGCTGCCCATCATACAGACATTGGCACCACTCAGGCTACCCTCTCAAACCACAACAGCAGCATCACCAATCTTGATGCCCTCATTGTTAAACTTGGGGCCAACATTGCCAAAATAGGCACTGCAGCTGCGTCTGGTTCCTCTCTTGCCTtggctaccaaggctcccaAACTTGCAAcgccagacaaatttgatggGTCTGACAAAAACAAGGCAATCTCTTTTAGGGTTGCTGTATCACATTATCTCAGGATTTCATATCTTGGCTCAacagtggatgagcaaattGCATTTATCAtttcctgcctggatggcaaggcccatgagtggcttgagccctatCTAGAAGAGGACGTTGTTAAAGGGAACCCTgtttcttggctccacaatctggatgccttctggctgcaattcaatgcacgctggaatgtccaaaataggacaGAGAACTTCCGCGCCAAGCTGCGCACcctcaaacaaaccaagggagtccaagattactacaaggacttccagacctattctcaaggtctGGGTTACAACAATCCTTCTCTCAGGGAtatgttctatgatggcctaTCCCACAAGattaaggaaactctcatggttcaagactatgaccatgcagatgcctctgtcactcttgcaactcttgcagagaaggcccttaaggtggATCAGCGCCTAGAGCAATTTGCAGCCCAGCACAagggttcttcctcctcctcctcttcaaaccaatctggaagcaagTCCAGCACCTCTacgtcagcagcagcccagggagcgcccagggataaactgtctgttggggaacaggtgtatgcaattgtggatggaaaggctaagAAGGGGGTCCTCCAAAAAATTGGCCAGAATGCCAAAGGGATTGCAGTTCCAATTGTTaagtggaatgatggcaccaccatggacGTAACCTTCAAAACTATCAAGAAGGATAACCACCCAGCCACTGCCACctccactcctgctcccaaggcttcctcctcctcctccttgcgcaactctggtccttcccctatggacttagactctgcctcatctaaaggcaaaaaaccaattatatgcgcaacatgtggAGGCAGAGGACACTATGCCAATCAATGCCCCTCAaaatcctactctggccatgaggcccatatctctgaggatgagttggaaaatggggacctctga
- a CDS encoding Retrovirus-related Pol polyprotein from transposon TNT 1-94 yields MQLTKNSYLSKKTYKIPLLKDNGLNYTAWKFRQTTILWMRKLDTIAWGKEKPPAKLTGTNATDKTKFNKQEAACLKWKLRNNEAFAQITLNMEDGCMANIVKTCPRCL; encoded by the coding sequence ATGCAGTTGACCAAGAACAGCTATCTGAGCAAAAAGACCTACAAAATCCCACTCCTTAAAGACAATGGATTGAACTACACTGCATGGAAGTTCAGACAAACAACCATACTATGGATGCGCAAGCTTGATACAATTGCATGGGGCAAAGAAAAGCCACCAGCCAAGTTAACAGGCACCAATGCCACTGACAAGACaaaattcaacaagcaagaGGCCGCATGCTTGAAGTGGAAGCTGCGCAACAATGAGGCGTTTGCTCAGATCACATTGAACATGGAAGATGGGTGCATGGCCAATATAGTCAAGacctgtcctagatgtctgtaa
- a CDS encoding Vegetative incompatibility protein HET-E-1 — MPAIRTETRISKATGDATSYHLDRSSEHRTKFPWSQDNLDQWAPPDPSMGWDMGNDQPPITNIYDWHKVITRCDSFQQSKAYAKLLDPSATLDYIPMGQQWKCYWIGRTLRCPTRGYLCWVGSEPPKQPKLMQSTKFFVCRGNVGASVEDVVRAPVLKHTRKLAEWHLDIEEIDPEWWIPISTVREWLAAEIENWKNKLPSGLGGYVDNLTPEDVYYMILERKMSIEDLHDWLKQWAMQAAQNDLSRSISNLAIHELSDEGGHESDLESNKAMNKWNPLDYADGM, encoded by the coding sequence ATGCCTGCCATCAGAACAGAGACCAGGATCTCCAAGGCCACTGGAGATGCCACCTCTTACCACCTTGACAGATCCAGTGAGCACAGGACCAAGTTCCCTTGGTCCCAGGACAACCTGGATCAATGGGCACCCCCAGATCCATCCATGGGCTGGGACATGGGGAATGATCAACCCCCTATCACCAACATCTATGACTGGCACAAGGTCATCACAAGAtgtgactccttccaacaatccaaggcttatgccaaactacttgatccctcagcaacccttgattacataccaatgggTCAACAATGGAAATGCTACTGGATTGGAAGAACCCTACGCTGTCCAACCAGGGGATACCTCTGCTGGGTTGGCAGTGAGCcaccaaaacaacccaaactaaTGCAAAGTACCAAATTCTTTGTGTGTAGAGGTAATGTGGGTGCCTCTGTGGAGGATGTAGTGAGGGCCCCAGTGCTAAAGCacacaaggaagttggcagagtggcatctagacattgaggaaattgatcctgaatggtggataccaatctcaacagtaagggaatggctggctgcggaaattgaaaactggaaaaacaaactgccatcaggcttaggtggctatgtggacaacctcactcctgaggatGTCTATTACATGATCCTAGAACGCAAAATGAGCATAGAGGATCTACATGactggctcaaacaatgGGCCATGCAAGCAGCTCAGAATGATCTGAGCAGAAGTATATCTAACTTAGCAATCCATGAACTAAGTGATGAAGGAGGACATGAGTCTGACCTTGAAAGTAACAAGGCCATGAACAAATGGAATCCCTTGGATTATGCTGATGGAATGTGA